The genomic DNA CAGATCTTGAAGCTGCAGGGTCCattaaaatctgaaattttatgTACCCAAAATTGCAGTGATGCAGATTAGAGCAATGCAGGAGTGTTCAGAGCAAAGAAGAATCTTAAAATGCAGAaaaatccccttttttttttatcttgatgTAAAATCCAAGGTTCCCAAATCAAAAATCCCAAACTTTTATAAAATCCAAATCAATGCATGTATGTAAACGGCGTCTTCGTCTGCACTGAACCGGAAAAACCGAActgaaaaaaatcgaaaaaaaattgaactgaaccgaaccgaaatttcggttttggcaaaaaaccgaaccgttttGAACCGAACCCAGTCCTATTTCCTACACTAGATATTGACTTACTTTCTGATTTCACACTTCTTATTACAAAGTAACATTTGCATTATAGTACAATACCTAAATATCTTGGGACATTGCCCGGAACTCGAATTCAGTTGAGTGAACGAAGTAAATCTGTGtgattgtgatttgatttgaatGCCAACAACATTACTAAATTACATACATTTGTGATTTGAACCTTCTAAGGAACAGCAACAGGTCAAGGTTTCCTTGTTTGTTTTCGCATGTTTCAACTCCATCTGGGCAGGACAGAGTTCGGATATCACTTATCCACGACCCCAACTCCATTTACGGTGTAGTTTGTGAAGTCCTGATGCGCTTGCAATACTAAATGGTGATCTTCCAACTCATCCCGGTAGGTCTCTGGTTGTTTAGGCAGGTTCTCTAGAGCTGCAATGTACATTTGTTTTCTCCATTCTTCAAAGCCTGGACACCCACACTGAGCTGCAAGCCACTCATCATACCCAAACTGCAGGAAACAAAAGACAAATATTTCATCGGTTCATGACATAAAGATACAAGTGTGGAGACCAGCaaaatttaatagaaaaaattTGTTGAATAGTGAATGAGGACTACTGGCATTAGCTAAGAAATCATTGTTCATATACTACACATAAAGCAGATGTTTCAATCAGAGAAAACCATGTACCACACCTagacaacacaagatgtacgctTTTGAAAACGAGTGTGAGTGAACATTACGGTGTTTGACTAGCAAGAGTCCGCAAATAATGATaataccaaaaaaacaaaaccagcaGCAACAGAGATTATATAATCCATTCCCAATAGACAGATGAAGTTGCATTCTGCTGAAGGCCAAGAACCACAATAATTGGTAGTTAAAGATCTCAAATATTATATTTAGACAGCATAGACACGCTTAAAGTACGTTATCTGCATAAATTTATCATGTGCGGATCCAGTCaagaaaatatgaaacaaatctTCTGTCATCAATTACCCCAAAGCCAGTAGTCTCAGGTCTCAACCTCTATGATGAATCAACTTCTGGTGAGGTCATGAGGGTTGGGAGACTAGATAACAACTTAGGCAGGAAACAAAGATATTGAATTTACCTTGTAACCAAAAACATTGTGAGTGTAATGCTTACGGATGCCCAAAGTTTCAAGCGAAGAATGGAAAGCCTTGACATCCTCCATCATCTCCTCTTGTGATGGAAGTGCAATACGGTTAGACAAAATGCCTGCTATCCATTTGCTTTGAAATTCAAACATGGGGAAAGGCGCAATCTAGCACATGATATTCAACGATTTACTTCAACCATCAATAGAAGAGCGAACCAAAAGAAGCGcaaaaatatggaaaataatttatagAAGAGAAATACCATCCATGGTAACCCAACAAAGGAAAGTGATGGAGCCAAAGCAGGTGGGAAGATGTGCTTGTACAGTGGGCCAACACAGTTATCATCGACGGTCACAATGTCATTGGTTTTAAGGAATGGGAAATGATATTTGTACCTTGAAAAGTAAAACAAATATTACCACTTGCTGCTCTTTCATTCAATACAGAAATTTACATGATAGCTTGAAGTcctaaaattaaacaaagtaaGTATACCCTGTGCAGTAAAGAATGATATCAGCAACGACGAAGCTCCCATCTCGGAAAACAAGACTACCATCTTCATGGACACCTTTGATCTGCATTTGTTCAAACAATATCAGCAACTTAGGATATAGCGATCTCCAGCATCCGGcttaaacaaaattgaaaactccATTGATAAACTTCTCATCATAGCACCCAATTATTACCCTGGGTGAAGTCTATTACCATAGAATGAAGCCACAAGTTATCATAGCCGGGCTGCTTTTCATTGGTTTCATCAGGGAGAGATCTAGACGCAATGTGAACTTCTTTTGCTATTCTAGCTATTTCCCGGGAAATATCAATAGCACTAGTTGCGCTCCCAATCAAAACTACAACCTATGCACAGCATGGAATGAATATGTTAAGCTAAAGGACTGTATAGAGTCTATAGACTATAAATgtaatagaaaacaaaaaacacgtGTTTTATTGTTATGATTTCCTAAATAAGTTCTAGATGTTCCTTCAGAGTATACAGGATGTGACATGTACAGACCTGGTTTTGAAATGGCGCAGGGGTACGATAATTGTGGCTGTGAATTTGCTTCCCTTTCCATGTGTTGATGCCTGCAAATAATGTACATGATGTAAATGGAAAGGAGTTAAccaacgtttttttttttttactttcgaTTTTTTCAATCCTGCGATTTCAGTCCATTCGCATAGACTCCAAATTTAGAGAAAATCCTTTACAAGTGGTTTTCGATTTTCCTATACAAATACATATCAAGGCAGGAATTGTAATTTCTTCTCCACCTTTACCACCATTTCTATGCAAGGACTTTACAAATGCAATTCAAGTTTGGAACCTCGAAAACTCATTTCAAGACGACAATCTCAAATTGCACCTCTAGTAGTCTTTCGAAAGTACTTTTAGCTTGATGTTCAAGAGCGTTTACCTTTACACCCGTATTCTCATTCCTTGGTTTGAAATTCGAAAACCACCTCCCCAATCTTGATTCTTGGATGATAAAGGTAAATTCATCCCCTCGATCAATACAAGATATACAATGCAGAATCAACTTAGGTAACTAAACCAGCTCAAAATGTGCAAACTTCGAATAAATTCTAATTCGCCAAATGCTactttaaaaatgtaaaaattttaaaaacgacAAAGTTGCAAGTGGTCATTTAGCACAGTGATAATGTGTTGAGTCATTGCATAACTGTATGAGTTCAAAAATCTAGATAACGAATCTAACATCTAAATcgaacaaaatctatcgtttaaccaaaaaaaaaaagaaaaaaaacaaacaaacaaacaaatttgaaagctGTAAAAAGAGATAAGTTCATACCTTGAATTTGGGGAAGACGAGGTTCAGTATGATGACCAGAACACACAACCACGGCATCATAAATCTCATCTTCCACATCCCCACCTCCCTTACTCCTCGACTTCACCTTCCACTTCCCGCCCGCCGCCGCATCCACCAGCACCACCTCCGTCTCCAACCTCACAATCTCCGATATCCCAAACTCTCCGGCGAAGTCCTTCAAGTACATTAGCACCTCTCTGTGAACCGGAAACCTTCTCGGGTCTCTCTCTTCGTCTCCTTTTTTGGCCACAAATGGGTAGTCCCGAAACCCCATGGCCTCTCTCGGCAGGTTTGTCCTCAGCGACTCGTACATGCTCGAGTGGACCAGGGTCCGATTTGGGTGGACTCCGATTGGGTCGGACTCCACATTCGGATTGTACACCCACGTGCCTCCCAATTGGTCTCCTCGCTCGAAAACAATCACTTTGTGACCTTCTCTCCGGAGCTCACGTGCGGCGACCAGGCCGGCTGCGCCGGCTCCGATCACTGCCACGTGGCGGGAGGCCAGATGATGAGATTGGGGTTTGTGGAAAAATGAGTTTGAGTATCCACTCATTATCATTTAGGTTTGCTTGGATTCATGAGATTAACAGAACCAAGCTTGCCAAGAAGATGCTAGAAGTGAGCAGTAACCAAGGCCTTGATAAACAATTCAGCCAATTGGTCATGTACGAGTAAAAACTATTTGAATAATCTTGGATTGAACTTGTGCTCACACATAACAGTAATCCACCTTAATATTCTTGGTGTGTTCATGGAAGACCGGATTTGACTCAATGTGTATCTatttgggcctaaaataatattgttgggccgagtatAGGTTTATGCTCGGTCCAAAGCTGTTTCAAATATACTATGGGTTGCTTGGTGATCCCGGGTCATTCAGTAAGGATAGTTGAGTCCTATCACAAGAAGGAGTAATTCGGATAAGCAATGGGGTCGAAGAAGTCCTAGTGTAATTTGGATTTTCGACCAACAATAAATATAGCCTCAAAAAgagggtgagttcaaagtcctaataggggCAGGATTGGTCGAAGTAGAGTTGGAACAGAACAAGAAGTTCCAATCTAGATATGATTTTGACTCGATCTCAAGGAGGatttggtgctataaatacaagacattATGCAACAATTggaggacctccaattcaacacacaactgccttGCGCAAACCCTCTCAaacattttgagattttttattttctttttcccgtcgacacatcttcagtttggataaacagcactgtcgtcgtagaatcagccgactgaggagcaccttcagtttagataaacagcacaagtcaaggccgactggttacctatccaagtctcggtcgagaagggtttccaaatccttattggcataggtcatcttattagccttcatGGCTAAGTAAGATGTTACGAGTTACGATATTTGGCGTATTGAACgctgagtgattttatgattggatactcacaagtgagtttcagagttcaaCATTCTGACGGCCaactacatttaccatcaagacatacatcacctttgaatacttatgtccgtacagtctggtgtcgattagacgtgcttatactctcatgaATATAATTactgtgaccgaatccggcgccgacgatttgtgaacttcgcagaactagcagtcttgtcttcaggctcgagaatccaaaggccgagatttgtttctttctcggccgcagtcgcaagataaagaagtcagcaacgtgcTCAACGCAAcgtcaacaaattttactcctcaacCGAGCTCGCCCgacaagttggcacgccccgcattcaactgaaggacgtagttagcttattagttacttggCCTGCGCGCTacataggctttgtaatttttagggtcaacattttggcacgcccaatgGGAACTTGTGCtagaccttcggagttcataaccattgagacacggtccgtaaagaagaaaacaatcatgggaaagtcaacaactgacttaccagtgcaaggccCTGGACAAGATTTGTCTCAGGTACACAATCCCATCATTGTTGCACCACCCGAGGCTACAAGTGCGACATGCTGAGAAAAGGAAATTTGTCTCGGCGGACAGCCTCGCAACCTAGAAATTCCCAACCAAACGGCAGGCATTTTTGTCGAAGGGATAGTGGAAGATTGAGAcgaagatggtggggaaggttctgatcagccaactaggtcgtttctttGAAGACGACTATAATCTCAGCCGGTCGAGTAGTCGATTGGctagaaaatgaatgatttacttGACGCAATACGAAGCAATAGTGATACATAGACCATgatgcttgaactattggtgaataaagccttcgaagatggccacgTCGGCCAACCTCGACAGCCTCCTTTTAAGAATGTTCCATTACAAGCCGAAAGAGGATCTGCTCGGCTACAACCAATTAACTTGGAAAAAAGAGGTGGATCAAGCAATAGATCTGATGGAATTGACCAGGGAGTAGAAGTAGCATCCGTCAATATGACCGAGGTTCAAAGAATGATCAACTCGACCTTAAAAAAAGGGTCgaagttcccaaaattcatccatccgtacccggcttatgtggaaAAGTTCGAATACCCTAAAGGCTTCAAGATCCCCAACTTTAGTCTGTTCGCTGGAGAATCGTCCTTATCCTCGTTAGAACATGTAGCTCGGTTCACGGCGCAAtgtggggacgtcaatagtGACTTCCATAAACTATGGCTATTCAACTTTTCACTGACGGGCTCAGTTTTTgcttggtacattaatctcccaTCAAACTCCGTCTAGAGTTGGGAGGAATTGGTCGagaagttccatgaacaattctatcgaccagggatggaaatgtctGTTTCATCATTggctaggatggctcaagcttCAGACGAATTGCCAATGaaatacttaacaaggttcaagtcggccaggaattggtgccgagtacctctccTTAAAGTTGAATTCGTCAGAATTGCCTTAAACGGCctggacgtggaatacaaaaagaaattcctgggggcaaatatttgagatatgtacgaacttgctcaacatattgagcagtatgattatttgctccgaAAGGAAAAAATATCGAAGTCCCTATCCTGGGGAACAATATACAAGAATTCAACGGTCAGCTACGCATTGGCCGAAAGCGAGGACCCCCAATACTCCAGTGTGGATGCGGCTGAAATAGTGATAGATAAATCATACGTTTGCAAGGCATTGGCTCAAATCAGTTCCAAAGATGCCAAGATCCGCTCGGCCTCCGAGGAGatgattaaaacatcaaaagtttacatTTTTGATATTaccaaagctgatgcaattttcgaccagttgttggtagcaaaaatcatcaaacttCAGCTAGGACATAACATTCCTAAGGCCGAAGAATTGAAGGGCAAAacatattgcaagtaccataattCAAACAAACATGCTACCATAATTGCGTGGTGTTCTGTGATGCGATTCAAAGTTGGATTGAGAAGGGTGAGTTAAAATTCTCGAAGAAACAGATGACGGTTGATGTCAATCTCTTCCCCTCgacaacaattggtatggtagatgctcatctccctaaaaacaaaggaaagagGAAGGCCGAATTCGTCCCGGTGCAGCATGTCCGTAAGCAGAATGGTCAGCCGAGACTAaagattaatttattttcaaatgcaacATCCACGGAGTTTTTAGGGCCGACCATCGTTGAACCCACGTCAGGTTTTAGTTTCGAAGAAACTGATGAATCAATGGTTATATGCGACCACTGTAAAACACGATTTGAACCTAAAAGGATAGTATCTTCGGTGTCAACTTCATGTCTGCCATCCATAGCCGCAGCAAAACCACCAAAGGAACTCGGTGCCGGCCTACAACGACAAGTGTTTGAGAGACTCGGCTCACAGGTACAAGCAAAAGACCCAGCCCCAGTCAGACGACGTCTTGACTTTGACACACCATTCTATAATGACGACTATTACTCGCGCAACTCAAGCAGCTCGAGTTCATCAGTAAGTCGAAAACCTTCAAGCAACCAAAGACACGTGACCAAcgttggtacagttacaattctccaacTGGCCTGTATACGGCGTtatctaaatctcaaaaacgtcgTTGCCAgtggatagattgcatggcttgATGATAAGAAGCACAAGCTAATTCGACTACCCGGTAGCAGCCAAAAAAGGCAGTAGGAAGCGGCGACGATTGGCCTACCCCGACCATTATGGCCGAATTACTTCAACAGAAAAAGGAAGTTGATCGCGACTTTGagaccaccattgaagagtccGAGAAACACATCAAACTCCTTTTTCGACCCAGAGAGATGAGAGCTCGTCTCGAGCATTTTAGACAAGAGGCTGAAAGTAAACTTCCCCCGCTACCACCGTAGGAACCGTTAGTAAAAGTACGGCACAATCTGCACCCTTTATTCGTCAGTGAATCCTTGGAGTACATGcgggaatttcataagaaatattccgcTAATGATTTATACAAACTACCCAAGGCTTGTTaggaagccctcgacctagcactaacttgccctgatgttaagcaaattatccagaaaacttctgatccagcAATGAAAGCTAGGTTATAGCATATACGTGAGGCTCGAGTCCTCAGCCTTGAGGTCGACCTATACACAGATATAAACACCGCCAAGTTACCCTTTTCACTCGAAGACCTTCAACATTTgcgatatcatttcgaagttttcttGGCCGTATCTCTTTTCGGCCTTACGGCCAATGAGGAAAATCATGTGGCACGTTTAGACGCATACCTGGACATAAGGAACACCTGAATCACCTACAAAGAACGAGCATGTAAAGCACTAC from Pyrus communis chromosome 17, drPyrComm1.1, whole genome shotgun sequence includes the following:
- the LOC137722822 gene encoding flavin-containing monooxygenase FMO GS-OX-like 3 isoform X1; translated protein: MIMSGYSNSFFHKPQSHHLASRHVAVIGAGAAGLVAARELRREGHKVIVFERGDQLGGTWVYNPNVESDPIGVHPNRTLVHSSMYESLRTNLPREAMGFRDYPFVAKKGDEERDPRRFPVHREVLMYLKDFAGEFGISEIVRLETEVVLVDAAAGGKWKVKSRSKGGGDVEDEIYDAVVVCSGHHTEPRLPQIQGINTWKGKQIHSHNYRTPAPFQNQVVVLIGSATSAIDISREIARIAKEVHIASRSLPDETNEKQPGYDNLWLHSMIKGVHEDGSLVFRDGSFVVADIILYCTGYKYHFPFLKTNDIVTVDDNCVGPLYKHIFPPALAPSLSFVGLPWMIAPFPMFEFQSKWIAGILSNRIALPSQEEMMEDVKAFHSSLETLGIRKHYTHNVFGYKFGYDEWLAAQCGCPGFEEWRKQMYIAALENLPKQPETYRDELEDHHLVLQAHQDFTNYTVNGVGVVDK
- the LOC137722822 gene encoding flavin-containing monooxygenase FMO GS-OX-like 4 isoform X2; the protein is MIMSGYSNSFFHKPQSHHLASRHVAVIGAGAAGLVAARELRREGHKVIVFERGDQLGGTWVYNPNVESDPIGVHPNRTLVHSSMYESLRTNLPREAMGFRDYPFVAKKGDEERDPRRFPVHREVLMYLKDFAGEFGISEIVRLETEVVLVDAAAGGKWKVKSRSKGGGDVEDEIYDAVVVCSGHHTEPRLPQIQGINTWKGKQIHSHNYRTPAPFQNQIKGVHEDGSLVFRDGSFVVADIILYCTGYKYHFPFLKTNDIVTVDDNCVGPLYKHIFPPALAPSLSFVGLPWMIAPFPMFEFQSKWIAGILSNRIALPSQEEMMEDVKAFHSSLETLGIRKHYTHNVFGYKFGYDEWLAAQCGCPGFEEWRKQMYIAALENLPKQPETYRDELEDHHLVLQAHQDFTNYTVNGVGVVDK